A portion of the Musa acuminata AAA Group cultivar baxijiao chromosome BXJ1-1, Cavendish_Baxijiao_AAA, whole genome shotgun sequence genome contains these proteins:
- the LOC135585308 gene encoding protein TRIGALACTOSYLDIACYLGLYCEROL 4, chloroplastic-like isoform X1 yields the protein MTSLRLAMDTAFWDLNVSSAQNLEGTARAVPGEAAPLGMARASRLLRPQQLSFLSRAFPLGLVPSFAPTPRKDLGSFAIQSLLLGPSSDRWWMGLVGQFRPRKLISNIKKEVTMGDELELPQFKDVAKHFLDKSLYALGLFSQISLTPETSLLFNVERHGDKTGQRAKAMLLHELPSHDVTIEAAWPELFLDSKGNYWDVPTSVSLDVTSLIPDTGLWYRFGLHKNSGQPEARNSSSTDIPLTLLPGVCAKAAVSYEKSMDFWREQEKSTRARNLVKKPAWISSYDERLEEPHATISGIIGGTYAAWFGDGNISNPKRRNQFHADFFGSLCYTIQHGKFKKDFNDLRRISARLDICSASAFMKGVSHLIFDTTKRQVDTEFNPLATPRLNVILQQQVAGPIVFSVDSRVSLVSPSGKHMPCVDDVMFGLSYSFRKLKSGKILAWFSPKRKESMVELRLFEF from the exons ATGACGAGTCTTCGGCTGGCGATGGACACGGCGTTCTGGGACCTGAACGTGTCGTCGGCGCAAAACCTGGAGGGCACGGCCCGGGCCGTCCCAGGGGAGGCGGCGCCGTTGGGGATGGCCCGGGCGAGCCGCCTCCTCCGCCCGCAGCAGCTCTCCTTCCTCTCCCGCGCCTTCCCCCTCGGCCTCGTCCCTTCCTTCGCCCCGACCCCCCGCAAGGACCTCGGGTCCTTCGCCATCCAGTCCCTCCTCCTCGGCCCCTCCTCCGACAGGTG GTGGATGGGATTAGTTGGCCAATTCCGTCCAAGAAAAttgatatcaaatatcaagaaagaagtgaCAATGGGAGATGAGCTAGAGTTGCCTCAGTTCAAGGACGTTGCAAAGCATTTTCTGGACAAGTCGCTGTATGCACTTGGTTTGTTCTCGCAAATTTCTCTAACACCGGAGACCTCATTACTCTTCAATGTGGAAAGACATGGTGATAAGACGGGCCAACGTGCAAAAGCAATGCTCTTGCACGAG CTGCCAAGTCATGATGTTACAATAGAAGCAGCATGGCCTGAGTTGTTTCTGGACAGTAAGGGAAATTATTGGGATGTTCCAACTTCAGTATCCCTAGATGTAACTTCTCTAATACCTGACACTGGTTTGTGGTATCGTTTTGGTTTACACAAAAACAGTGGGCAACCTGAAGCTCGCAACTCTTCATCTACTGATATTCCCTTGACTCTTCTGCCTGGAGTATGTGCCAAAGCAGCTGTTTCATATGAGAAGAGCATGGATTTTTGGAGGGAACAGGAGAAGAGTACTAGAGCAAGAAATTTGGTCAAGAAACCTGCATGGATATCCTCTTATGATGAACGACTCGAAGAACCCCATGCAACAATATCAGGAATCATTG GTGGTACTTATGCAGCATGGTTTGGAGATGGCAACATTTCGAATCctaaaagaagaaatcaatttcATGCAGACTTCTTTGGCTCATTATGCTACACGATTCAGCATGGAAAATTTAAGAAGGATTTCAATGATCTTAGAAGAATAAGTGCTCGCTTGGACATTTGTTCAGCTTCAGCATTTATGAAAGGTGTCAGCCATCTGATATTTGACACTACCAAACGGCAAGTTGACACAGAATTTAATCCTCTTGCTACCCCAAGGCTTAATGTAATCCTTCAACAGCAG GTGGCAGGGCCCATAGTCTTCTCTGTGGATTCCAGAGTATCCCTGGTATCCCCATCTGGGAAGCACATGCCTTGTGTTGATGATGTCATGTTTGGCTTGAGCTACTCTTTCAGGAAGTTAAAATCTGGGAAAATTCTGGCTTGGTTTTCTCCTAAGAGGAAAGAATCAATGGTTGAACTGCGCCTTTTTGAGTTTTAG
- the LOC135585308 gene encoding protein TRIGALACTOSYLDIACYLGLYCEROL 4, chloroplastic-like isoform X2, with protein sequence MTSLRLAMDTAFWDLNVSSAQNLEGTARAVPGEAAPLGMARASRLLRPQQLSFLSRAFPLGLVPSFAPTPRKDLGSFAIQSLLLGPSSDRWMGLVGQFRPRKLISNIKKEVTMGDELELPQFKDVAKHFLDKSLYALGLFSQISLTPETSLLFNVERHGDKTGQRAKAMLLHELPSHDVTIEAAWPELFLDSKGNYWDVPTSVSLDVTSLIPDTGLWYRFGLHKNSGQPEARNSSSTDIPLTLLPGVCAKAAVSYEKSMDFWREQEKSTRARNLVKKPAWISSYDERLEEPHATISGIIGGTYAAWFGDGNISNPKRRNQFHADFFGSLCYTIQHGKFKKDFNDLRRISARLDICSASAFMKGVSHLIFDTTKRQVDTEFNPLATPRLNVILQQQVAGPIVFSVDSRVSLVSPSGKHMPCVDDVMFGLSYSFRKLKSGKILAWFSPKRKESMVELRLFEF encoded by the exons ATGACGAGTCTTCGGCTGGCGATGGACACGGCGTTCTGGGACCTGAACGTGTCGTCGGCGCAAAACCTGGAGGGCACGGCCCGGGCCGTCCCAGGGGAGGCGGCGCCGTTGGGGATGGCCCGGGCGAGCCGCCTCCTCCGCCCGCAGCAGCTCTCCTTCCTCTCCCGCGCCTTCCCCCTCGGCCTCGTCCCTTCCTTCGCCCCGACCCCCCGCAAGGACCTCGGGTCCTTCGCCATCCAGTCCCTCCTCCTCGGCCCCTCCTCCGACAG GTGGATGGGATTAGTTGGCCAATTCCGTCCAAGAAAAttgatatcaaatatcaagaaagaagtgaCAATGGGAGATGAGCTAGAGTTGCCTCAGTTCAAGGACGTTGCAAAGCATTTTCTGGACAAGTCGCTGTATGCACTTGGTTTGTTCTCGCAAATTTCTCTAACACCGGAGACCTCATTACTCTTCAATGTGGAAAGACATGGTGATAAGACGGGCCAACGTGCAAAAGCAATGCTCTTGCACGAG CTGCCAAGTCATGATGTTACAATAGAAGCAGCATGGCCTGAGTTGTTTCTGGACAGTAAGGGAAATTATTGGGATGTTCCAACTTCAGTATCCCTAGATGTAACTTCTCTAATACCTGACACTGGTTTGTGGTATCGTTTTGGTTTACACAAAAACAGTGGGCAACCTGAAGCTCGCAACTCTTCATCTACTGATATTCCCTTGACTCTTCTGCCTGGAGTATGTGCCAAAGCAGCTGTTTCATATGAGAAGAGCATGGATTTTTGGAGGGAACAGGAGAAGAGTACTAGAGCAAGAAATTTGGTCAAGAAACCTGCATGGATATCCTCTTATGATGAACGACTCGAAGAACCCCATGCAACAATATCAGGAATCATTG GTGGTACTTATGCAGCATGGTTTGGAGATGGCAACATTTCGAATCctaaaagaagaaatcaatttcATGCAGACTTCTTTGGCTCATTATGCTACACGATTCAGCATGGAAAATTTAAGAAGGATTTCAATGATCTTAGAAGAATAAGTGCTCGCTTGGACATTTGTTCAGCTTCAGCATTTATGAAAGGTGTCAGCCATCTGATATTTGACACTACCAAACGGCAAGTTGACACAGAATTTAATCCTCTTGCTACCCCAAGGCTTAATGTAATCCTTCAACAGCAG GTGGCAGGGCCCATAGTCTTCTCTGTGGATTCCAGAGTATCCCTGGTATCCCCATCTGGGAAGCACATGCCTTGTGTTGATGATGTCATGTTTGGCTTGAGCTACTCTTTCAGGAAGTTAAAATCTGGGAAAATTCTGGCTTGGTTTTCTCCTAAGAGGAAAGAATCAATGGTTGAACTGCGCCTTTTTGAGTTTTAG
- the LOC135675668 gene encoding haloacid dehalogenase-like hydrolase domain-containing protein Sgpp: MSISPDSHASESSLTRLDPVEAVLFDVDGTLCDSDPLHYYAFREMLLEIGYNNGVPVDKEFFIKNIAGRHNDDIASILFPDWDHEKAIKFVDDKEAMFRRLVSKELKPIEGLHKLCKWVEDRGLKRAAVTNAPRPNAELMISMLGLTDFFQVVVVGSECERAKPFPDPYLKALKELKASAEHSFVFEDSASGIKAGVAAGMPVFGLTTRNPEKSLLEAGASFLIKDYEDPKLWMSLEELNRVQQS, translated from the exons ATGTCGATCTCTCCGGACTCGCACGCTTCTGAAAG TTCTCTTACTAGACTTGATCCGGTTGAAGCAGTTCTATTTGATGTCGACGGAACCCTGTGTGATTCGGATCCTCTTCATTATTATGCTTTTCGAGAAATGCTGCTAGAG ATTGGCTATAATAATGGAGTCCCTGTAGACAAAGAATTCTTCATAAAAAATATTGCTGGAAGGCACAATGATGATATTGCTAGTATCTTATTTCCTGACTGGGATCATGAGAAGGCCATTAAATTTGTTGATGATAAGGAAGCAATGTTCCGAAG GTTAGTATCTAAAGAGTTGAAGCCAATAGAAGGTCTTCACAAGCTATGCAAGTGGGTCGAGGATCGAGGCCTGAAGCGTGCAGCAGTCACTAACGCCCCAAGGCCTAATGCAGAGCTTATGATTTCAATGCTCGGTCTGACTGATTTCTTCCAAGTTGTAGTAGTTGGGAGCGAATGTGAGAGAGCTAAACCATTCCCTGATCCTTACTTGAAGGCTCTCAAGGAACTCAAGGCATCTGCTGAACATTCATTTGTTTTCGAG GACTCAGCATCAGGAATAAAAGCCGGTGTAGCTGCTGGAATGCCTGTTTTCGGTTTAACAACCAGGAACCCTGAGAAGTCTCTGTTAGAAGCAGGAGCTTCTTTCCTTATAAAGGACTATGAAGATCCAAAGCTTTGGATGTCATTGGAAGAACTGAACAGGGTACAACAATCCTGA
- the LOC135587207 gene encoding putative invertase inhibitor: MTPPSSTCFLLALALLLYCHLPPADASVEETCEAAAGNDPNIHYDFCVKSLHENPGSCSADTKGLAIIATNLSYPRAAATKSKVKSLLQVATDRKAKQCLQTCLSTYSDLIPALTESISALEDDRLWDAKTYLSATTESPQDCEDGFEELRVSSPLSDENGEVGQLCTIALAITNMLG, encoded by the coding sequence ATGACGCCGCCCTCTTCCACTTGTTTCCTCCTCGCGCTGGCCCTCCTCCTCTATTGCCACCTTCCTCCTGCCGACGCTTCGGTGGAGGAGACATGCGAGGCCGCGGCTGGCAACGACCCCAACATCCACTACGACTTCTGCGTGAAGTCCCTCCATGAAAATCCGGGAAGCTGCTCGGCGGACACGAAGGGGCTGGCGATCATCGCCACCAACCTGTCGTACCCCAGAGCGGCCGCCACTAAGTCGAAGGTCAAAAGCTTGCTTCAGGTAGCGACGGATCGCAAAGCGAAGCAGTGTCTGCAGACCTGCTTGAGCACCTACAGCGATCTGATCCCGGCCCTCACCGAGTCGATCAGCGCTCTGGAGGATGATCGTCTCTGGGATGCCAAGACGTATCTCAGCGCCACCACGGAGTCGCCGCAGGACTGTGAAGATGGGTTTGAGGAGCTGCGCGTGTCCTCACCGTTGTCGGACGAGAACGGTGAGGTGGGGCAGCTTTGCACTATTGCGTTGGCTATCACCAATATGTTGGGATGA
- the LOC135675673 gene encoding MND1-interacting protein 1-like, translating into MGSNGRDKSLRGGRRARRAAKHPLESAPPEAPCAPAAAPSFPVHPAASAADPDPGLAGSNSSPIPAPAGYDDAGWGYCTEDQLEEILLKNLDFIYKEALSRLVSLGYDEETALRAILCSGHCYGSMDVLSNILHNALAHLKSPLPQSAAVRAAAPQQDSSAVPGNGFTDLRHLQEYSLAGMVCLLQQVRPTLTRGGAMWCLLMSELHVGRASTIEIPPLPPSAATYPAPTLAPLGVPAAAPATAGGDAGEFTQTASLCKFHDAAATAAATTGVSDVADPRCYDLLHSLKSTLRQNACTFPPGSGFRPFIKPSPQPETSDLATGQQQPKEVNAVASAARVENDSPDIGVVDSVLKALESMSLDDNCTEDPKKEMILDVIRQIRELESQVKERKEWAQQKALQAARKLSNDLTELRLLRMEREENQRLKKGKQALEDTTMKRLTEMENALKKVSGQVDRANAVVRRLETENAEIRAEIEASKLSASESSRTCTEVTRREKKCLKKLVAWEKQREKMQEEIAEEKKKIRLMQQELDEVKAATKEYEMKWKQEIKAKEEAIALAEEERRLKEAAKVNANRRHEALRRKREIDFQRLKDDVQRLDEELARLKASAGSNSLIAPSANASRTADAADIKNLKEPNMKALTGLKKQQESSNKLNRSRACIICKKDEVSVVFLPCSHQVVCGSCNEEHEKEGKSSCPCCSVRIEERIRVYGASS; encoded by the exons ATGGGCAGCAACGGAAGGGATAAATCGCTCCGGGGCGGTCGGAGGGCTCGCCGCGCTGCTAAGCACCCGCTGGAGTCCGCCCCCCCAGAGGCCCCTTGCGCCCCGGCAGCCGCCCCTTCCTTCCCTGTCCACCCCGCAGCTTCCGCGGCCGATCCTGACCCCGGCCTCGCCGGCTCGAATTCTAGCCCTATCCCTGCCCCCGCCGGCTACGACGATGCCGGATGGGGCTACTGCACGGAGGACCAGCTGGAGGAGATCCTCCTTAAGAACCTTGATTTCATCTACAAGGAGGCGCTCTCGCGGCTCGTCTCTCTGGGTTACGATGAGGAGACGGCGCTCCGTGCCATCCTCTGCAGCGGCCACTGCTACGGATCGATGGATGTGCTCTCCAATATCCTCCACAACGCCCTCGCTCATCTCAAGTCTCCGCTGCCTCAGTCGGCGGCCGTGAGAGCTGCGGCTCCCCAGCAGGATTCCTCCGCCGTGCCTGGCAACGGATTCACCGACCTTCGCCACCTCCAGGAGTACTCCCTCGCCGGGATGGTCTGCCTTCTTCAGCAAGTGCGCCCCACTCTCACTCGTGGCGGTGCGATGTGGTGCCTCCTGATGAGCGAGCTCCACGTGGGCCGCGCCAGCACCATTGAGATACCGCCGCTGCCACCGTCCGCCGCCACCTATCCTGCCCCTACCCTAGCCCCGCTCGGAGTCCCTGCCGCCGCCCCAGCCACCGCTGGCGGTGATGCCGGCGAGTTTACTCAAACTGCTAGTCTTTGCAAGTTTCATGACGCGGCCGCCactgcagccgccaccaccggcgTCAGTGATGTTGCTGATCCCAGGTGCTACGATCTCCTGCATTCTCTGAAGTCCACCCTGAGGCAGAATGCCTGCACGTTTCCTCCTGGTTCTGGTTTTCGCCCATTCATAAAGCCATCTCCACAGCCAGAGACCTCCGATTTGGCTACGGGGCAGCAACAACCGAAGGAGGTCAATGCTGTTGCTTCTGCGGCTAGAGTGGAGAATGACTCCCCAGACATTGGTGTCGTTGATTCTGTGCTGAAGGCATTGGAAAGCATGAGTCTAGATGACAATTGCACTGAGGATCCCAAGAAAGAGATGATATTGGATGTCATTCGCCAAATTCGGGAGCTAGAGTCCCAGGTGAAGGAGCGCAAGGAGTGGGCTCAACAGAAGGCACTGCAGGCTGCTCGCAAGCTGAGCAATGACCTCACAGAGCTGAGGTTGCTGAGGATGGAAAGGGAGGAAAACCAGCGCttgaagaaggggaagcaggcATTGGAGGACACAACCATGAAGCGACTAACTGAGATGGAAAATGCATTGAAGAAGGTAAGTGGGCAGGTGGACCGAGCAAATGCTGTAGTCCGGCGGCTGGAGACAGAAAATGCAGAGATAAGAGCTGAAATAGAGGCATCAAAACTGAGTGCATCAGAGTCTTCAAGGACATGTACGGAGGTGACGAGGAGGGAGAAGAAATGCCTTAAAAAGCTGGTGGCCTGGGAGAAACAGAGGGAGAAGATGCAGGAGGAAATtgctgaggagaagaagaagatcagGCTGATGCAACAGGAGTTGGATGAAGTCAAGGCTGCAACAAAGGAATACGAG ATGAAGTGGAAACAAGAAATAAAGGCCAAGGAAGAAGCCATTGCACTGGCTGAGGAGGAGCGTAGACTCAAAGAAGCAGCTAAAGTAAATGCCAACAGAAGACATGAGGCACTTCGGCGAAAAAGAGAAATAGATTTTCAACGCCTCAAGGATGATGTTCAGAGGCTTGACGAAGAACTTGCTCGTCTCAAGGCATCTGCAGGATCAAATTCACTGATTGCTCCATCAGCGAATGCTTCGAGGACAGCAGATGCAGCAGATATTAAGAATCTTAAAGAACCCAACATGAAGGCACTCACTGGGCTCAAGAAACAACAAGAGTCTTCCAACAAACTGAATCGCAGCAGAGCATGCATCATCTGCAAGAAGGATGAGGTCTCAGTTGTCTTCCTACCATGTTCTCATCAGGTTGTGTGCGGAAGTTGCAATGAGGAGCATGAGAAGGAGGGCAAATCTAGTTGCCCCTGTTGCAGTGTCAGAATCGAGGAGAGGATACGGGTTTATGGTGCCAGCTCTTAG
- the LOC103996182 gene encoding uncharacterized protein LOC103996182 isoform X2 — translation MATATSLTTPFVTGSVAQSTKLRLQNEKLKSYQSRLAIRQKSKLLKCRPNLSVHAEHSDSSKGGGGDFVTGFLLGGAIFGTLAYVFAPQIRRSLLNEDEHGFRKAKRPLYYDDGLEQRTRQTLNAKISQLNNAIDNVSSRLRGRNIEVTESVEADSEVEAAM, via the exons ATGGCGACGGCGACCTCCTTGACGACTCCCTTCGTCACCG GCAGCGTAGCTCAGTCAACAAAGTTGAGGTTGCAGAATGAGAAGCTCAAATCTTATCAATCTCGATTGGCTATTCGTCAGAAATCAAAATTGCTAAAATGCCGCCCAAATTTGTCTGTCCATGCTGAGCACAG TGATAGTTCCAAAGGTGGAGGTGGTGATTTTGTTACAGGTTTTCTTTTAGGAGGAGCTATTTTTGGAACACTGGCTTATGTATTTGCTCCACAG ATAAGGAGATCATTGCTGAATGAAGATGAACATGGATTCCGGAAGGCCAAGCGACCTTTATATTATGACGATGGCCTAGAG CAGAGGACACGACAAACGCTGAATGCAAAGATCAGCCAGCTGAATAATGCAATCGACAATGTCTCTTCTCGCTTAAGAGGTCGGAACATTGAGGTGACGGAATCTGTTGAAGCCGACTCTGAAGTGGAAGCTGCGATGTAG
- the LOC103996182 gene encoding uncharacterized protein LOC103996182 isoform X1 produces the protein MATATSLTTPFVTGSVAQSTKLRLQNEKLKSYQSRLAIRQKSKLLKCRPNLSVHAEHSDSSKGGGGDFVTGFLLGGAIFGTLAYVFAPQIRRSLLNEDEHGFRKAKRPLYYDDGLERTRQTLNAKISQLNNAIDNVSSRLRGRNIEVTESVEADSEVEAAM, from the exons ATGGCGACGGCGACCTCCTTGACGACTCCCTTCGTCACCG GCAGCGTAGCTCAGTCAACAAAGTTGAGGTTGCAGAATGAGAAGCTCAAATCTTATCAATCTCGATTGGCTATTCGTCAGAAATCAAAATTGCTAAAATGCCGCCCAAATTTGTCTGTCCATGCTGAGCACAG TGATAGTTCCAAAGGTGGAGGTGGTGATTTTGTTACAGGTTTTCTTTTAGGAGGAGCTATTTTTGGAACACTGGCTTATGTATTTGCTCCACAG ATAAGGAGATCATTGCTGAATGAAGATGAACATGGATTCCGGAAGGCCAAGCGACCTTTATATTATGACGATGGCCTAGAG AGGACACGACAAACGCTGAATGCAAAGATCAGCCAGCTGAATAATGCAATCGACAATGTCTCTTCTCGCTTAAGAGGTCGGAACATTGAGGTGACGGAATCTGTTGAAGCCGACTCTGAAGTGGAAGCTGCGATGTAG